A stretch of the Sphingomonas sp. CL5.1 genome encodes the following:
- a CDS encoding AAA family ATPase: protein MSSPSVPRDESLIERAAQIYDFDAQFRVRRAAPIVTRPEHAVAPAHTFLDDAPPAPPGAETMSPEAAATLAAIPLELRDFTVQPEEADSWAAPSGLAHIDRVMLAEKGMLVPGAPIGALAEEFRLVKRQLLLNARAIAAATPERRARTILVGSGKPGEGKTYCAINLAISLAAERDIEVLLVDADFAKPDIMPSLGLGESTGLLDILSDHSLDPEAFVLKTDVPQLSLLPSGARTHADTELLASARTAQVLDRLLAADPRRIIIFDSPPALAASPASVLALLVAQVMLVVRADRTTESDVREAVGLLDGCEHISLVLNATSYEPHYGRFGSYYGQGERG, encoded by the coding sequence ATGAGCAGTCCGTCCGTCCCTCGCGACGAATCGCTGATCGAGCGCGCCGCGCAGATCTACGATTTCGACGCGCAATTCCGTGTGCGCCGTGCCGCGCCGATCGTCACGCGGCCGGAACATGCGGTCGCGCCCGCCCACACCTTCCTCGACGACGCGCCGCCCGCGCCGCCGGGTGCCGAAACCATGTCGCCCGAAGCGGCGGCGACGCTGGCCGCCATCCCGCTCGAGCTGCGCGATTTCACCGTGCAGCCGGAGGAGGCGGATAGCTGGGCCGCGCCGTCCGGCCTCGCGCACATCGATCGCGTGATGCTGGCGGAGAAGGGGATGCTGGTGCCCGGCGCGCCGATCGGGGCGCTGGCCGAGGAGTTCCGGCTGGTGAAGCGGCAGCTGCTGCTCAACGCCCGCGCGATCGCCGCCGCCACGCCGGAGCGCCGCGCGCGCACGATCCTCGTCGGCTCGGGCAAGCCGGGCGAGGGCAAGACCTATTGCGCGATCAACCTCGCGATCAGCCTTGCCGCCGAGCGGGATATCGAGGTGCTGCTGGTGGATGCCGATTTCGCCAAGCCCGATATCATGCCGTCGCTGGGGCTGGGCGAATCGACCGGACTGCTCGACATCCTGAGCGACCATTCGCTCGATCCCGAGGCGTTCGTGCTCAAGACCGACGTGCCCCAGCTTTCGCTGTTGCCGTCCGGCGCGCGCACCCATGCCGATACCGAGCTGCTCGCCAGCGCGCGCACCGCGCAGGTGCTCGACCGGCTGCTCGCGGCCGATCCGCGCCGCATCATCATATTCGATTCGCCACCCGCGCTCGCCGCCTCGCCCGCCTCGGTGCTGGCGCTGCTCGTCGCGCAGGTGATGCTCGTGGTACGCGCCGACCGCACGACCGAAAGCGACGTGCGCGAGGCGGTGGGGCTGCTCGACGGGTGCGAGCATATCAGCCTGGTGCTCAATGCGACCTCCTATGAGCCGCATTACGGGCGCTTCGGCAGCTATTACGGACAGGGAGAGCGCGGGTGA
- a CDS encoding ExeA family protein translates to MYEDHFGLRERPFQLTPDPKYWFDSATHRKAMAYLGYGLAQGEGFIVITGDIGAGKTTLVGHLTSRIDPANLNVISLVSSAIVADDLLRIVATGLGVADAPRNKAELLTVIERGLNAVARTGRRTLLIVDEAQALDISAVEELRMLSNFQAGGRALLQIFLLGQPEFRERLHGSQALEQLRQRVIAIHHLDPMGEDEIAEYVGHRLQVAGWQGSPDFAEDAFPLLHRITGGVPRRVNQLMGRVMLHAAIVGATLIDAALIGEVQADAARDLPTASPTVAAPAVTGEDAAALAQRIAALEARIEEQDAALRRVLTLLVDWVENEVGPPASRLEAVRGAAA, encoded by the coding sequence ATGTATGAGGATCATTTCGGATTGCGCGAGCGCCCGTTCCAGCTCACGCCCGACCCGAAATACTGGTTCGACAGCGCCACGCACCGGAAGGCGATGGCCTATCTGGGCTATGGACTGGCGCAGGGCGAGGGCTTCATCGTCATCACCGGCGATATCGGCGCGGGCAAGACGACGCTGGTCGGGCATCTCACCTCGCGGATCGACCCGGCGAACCTCAACGTCATCTCGCTCGTCTCCAGCGCGATCGTGGCGGACGACCTGCTCAGGATCGTCGCGACTGGGCTGGGCGTCGCCGACGCGCCGCGCAACAAGGCCGAACTGCTCACCGTGATCGAGCGCGGGCTGAACGCCGTCGCGCGCACCGGGCGGCGGACGCTGCTGATCGTCGACGAGGCGCAGGCACTGGACATCTCCGCCGTCGAGGAACTGCGGATGCTGTCCAATTTCCAGGCCGGCGGGCGCGCGCTGCTCCAGATATTCCTGCTCGGCCAGCCGGAGTTCCGCGAGCGGCTGCACGGATCGCAGGCGCTCGAGCAGCTCCGCCAGCGCGTCATCGCGATCCACCACCTCGATCCGATGGGCGAGGACGAGATCGCCGAATATGTCGGCCACCGGCTCCAGGTCGCCGGCTGGCAGGGCAGCCCCGATTTCGCGGAGGACGCCTTTCCGCTGCTCCACCGCATCACCGGCGGCGTGCCGCGCCGGGTGAACCAGCTCATGGGCCGGGTGATGCTGCACGCCGCGATCGTCGGCGCGACGCTGATCGACGCCGCGCTGATCGGCGAAGTGCAGGCCGATGCCGCGCGCGATCTGCCGACCGCGTCGCCCACCGTCGCTGCTCCCGCCGTCACGGGCGAGGATGCCGCCGCGCTCGCGCAACGCATCGCCGCGCTGGAGGCGCGGATTGAGGAGCAGGACGCCGCGCTGCGTCGCGTGCTGACCCTGCTGGTCGACTGGGTGGAGAATGAGGTCGGCCCGCCCGCCTCGCGGCTGGAGGCGGTGCGCGGCGCCGCTGCGTGA
- a CDS encoding XrtA system polysaccharide deacetylase, translating to MSVVNGLSVDIEEWFQVGAFEKTIARGDWESLESRVERNTGMVLDLFAEAGVKGTFFTLGWVAARHPALVRRIVAEGHEIASHGWDHARVFTMDAAAFRDDLRRARAVLEDAGGVAVTGYRAPSFSIDARTPWAHRVLAEEGYAYSSSVAPIAHDHYGWRDSPRYAWRPLADAPLIELPVTVAEIAGRRLATGGGFFRMLPAALTDFAVRQVNDAGQPAIFYFHPWEVDPGQPRVVDAPLRSKLRHYSRLGAMAGKLGGLVRRHDWGRIDAITAAR from the coding sequence ATGAGCGTCGTCAACGGCCTGTCGGTCGATATCGAGGAATGGTTCCAGGTCGGCGCGTTCGAAAAGACGATCGCGCGCGGCGACTGGGAAAGCCTCGAATCGCGCGTCGAGCGCAATACCGGCATGGTGCTGGACCTGTTCGCCGAAGCGGGGGTGAAGGGCACCTTCTTCACGCTTGGCTGGGTCGCCGCGCGGCATCCCGCGCTGGTCCGCCGCATCGTGGCGGAGGGGCATGAGATCGCCAGCCACGGCTGGGACCATGCCCGCGTCTTCACGATGGACGCCGCCGCCTTCCGCGACGACCTGCGCCGCGCGCGCGCCGTGCTGGAGGATGCCGGCGGCGTCGCCGTCACCGGCTATCGCGCGCCGAGCTTCTCGATCGACGCGCGCACGCCCTGGGCGCATCGCGTGCTGGCGGAGGAAGGCTATGCCTATTCCTCCAGCGTCGCGCCGATCGCGCACGACCATTATGGCTGGCGCGACAGCCCGCGCTACGCATGGCGGCCGCTGGCCGACGCCCCGCTGATCGAGTTGCCGGTGACGGTGGCCGAGATCGCCGGGCGGCGGCTGGCGACGGGGGGCGGTTTCTTCCGCATGCTGCCCGCCGCACTGACCGATTTCGCGGTGCGACAGGTGAACGACGCGGGGCAGCCGGCGATCTTCTATTTCCATCCGTGGGAGGTCGACCCCGGCCAGCCGCGTGTCGTCGACGCGCCGCTGCGCTCGAAGCTGAGGCACTATAGCCGGCTCGGCGCGATGGCGGGCAAGCTGGGCGGGCTGGTCCGGCGGCATGACTGGGGGCGGATCGACGCGATCACGGCGGCGCGATGA
- a CDS encoding FemAB family XrtA/PEP-CTERM system-associated protein has product MTATVREAEPADHAAITAFVRAQPDATPFHLPAWSRAVERGCGQRARYLAAERGGAIVGVLPLTEMRSPLFGNALVSAGFAVDGGVLGEESEALVAAAQAFGLPSIELRGGPAPAGWVVDDTTYLGFVRPLAADDEAELKAIPRKQRAEVRKALADDLEVATGGAECGAEHYAVYAESVRNLGTPVFPRALFRAVLETMDADVLTVRHKGRAVASVLSLYFNGAVYPYWGGGTAAARELRANDRMYFALMAHARARGCAHFDFGRSKAGTGAAAFKKNWGFEGRPLAYARWSEGAAREVNPLNPKYALMVRTWRRLPLPVANLIGPWISRGLG; this is encoded by the coding sequence ATGACAGCGACGGTGCGCGAGGCGGAGCCGGCGGACCACGCGGCGATCACGGCGTTCGTTCGCGCGCAACCCGATGCGACGCCCTTCCACCTTCCCGCATGGAGCCGCGCGGTGGAGCGTGGGTGCGGCCAGCGCGCGCGTTATCTCGCTGCGGAGCGCGGTGGCGCGATCGTCGGCGTGCTGCCGCTGACCGAGATGCGCTCGCCGTTGTTCGGCAATGCGCTTGTCTCCGCCGGGTTCGCGGTCGATGGCGGCGTGCTGGGCGAGGAAAGCGAGGCGCTGGTCGCCGCTGCGCAAGCGTTCGGCCTGCCCTCGATCGAGCTGCGCGGCGGACCGGCGCCGGCCGGATGGGTGGTGGACGACACGACCTATCTCGGCTTCGTCCGCCCGCTCGCCGCCGATGACGAGGCGGAGCTGAAGGCGATCCCGCGCAAGCAGCGTGCCGAGGTGCGCAAGGCGCTGGCGGACGATCTGGAGGTCGCGACCGGCGGCGCGGAATGCGGGGCCGAGCATTACGCCGTCTATGCCGAATCGGTCCGCAATCTCGGCACCCCGGTATTCCCCCGCGCCTTGTTCCGCGCGGTGCTGGAGACGATGGACGCCGATGTGCTGACCGTTCGCCACAAGGGCCGCGCGGTGGCGAGCGTGCTCAGCCTCTATTTCAATGGCGCCGTCTATCCCTATTGGGGCGGCGGCACGGCGGCGGCGCGCGAATTGCGCGCCAACGACCGGATGTATTTCGCGCTGATGGCGCACGCCCGCGCGAGGGGCTGCGCGCATTTCGACTTCGGCCGGTCTAAGGCCGGGACGGGCGCGGCGGCGTTCAAGAAGAACTGGGGGTTCGAGGGGCGGCCGCTCGCTTACGCGCGGTGGAGCGAGGGCGCGGCGCGCGAGGTCAATCCGCTCAACCCGAAATATGCGCTGATGGTGCGGACGTGGCGGCGGCTGCCGTTGCCGGTCGCCAATCTGATCGGCCCTTGGATCAGCCGGGGGCTGGGGTGA
- a CDS encoding TIGR03087 family PEP-CTERM/XrtA system glycosyltransferase, which yields MSEILFIAHRVPFPPDRGDKIRGFHVLRHLTCRARVHLVAFADDPRDLVPAPEYRALVDECVIMPRAKSRARAAIEALATAQPVSLTAFAHRDVERAVRDILARRPIDAIYVFSGQMAQYLPVAGPRAIMDFVDLDSAKFAAYAGDAHGFTRHMMRREARLLAAFEREVAGRVDASLFVSGAEAALLPGSIAIENGIDTHYYDPAARHVPVVGQGPLIVFTGQMDYRPNIDAVTWFARDILPRIPGARFAIVGRAPAPEVRALAGERVIVTGEVADVRGWLAAASVVVAPLKLARGVQNKVLEAMAMARPVVASQAAAEGIDHDGTIRVAPDADGFVAAVAALLADPAAARALGAAARARVTARYDWAAALAPLDGLLGLA from the coding sequence GTGAGCGAGATATTGTTCATCGCGCATCGCGTGCCCTTCCCGCCGGATCGGGGGGACAAGATCCGCGGCTTTCATGTGCTGCGTCATCTCACGTGCCGGGCGCGGGTGCATCTGGTCGCCTTCGCCGACGATCCGCGCGATCTGGTTCCGGCGCCGGAATATCGCGCGTTGGTCGACGAATGCGTGATCATGCCGCGCGCCAAGTCCCGCGCCCGCGCGGCGATCGAGGCGCTGGCGACCGCGCAGCCGGTATCGCTCACCGCCTTCGCGCATCGCGACGTGGAGCGCGCGGTGCGCGACATCCTCGCGCGGCGGCCGATCGACGCGATCTACGTCTTTTCGGGGCAGATGGCGCAATACCTCCCGGTCGCCGGGCCGCGCGCGATCATGGATTTCGTCGATCTCGATTCGGCGAAATTCGCCGCTTACGCCGGGGACGCGCACGGTTTCACCCGCCATATGATGCGCCGTGAGGCGCGCCTGCTCGCCGCATTCGAGCGCGAGGTAGCCGGGCGCGTCGACGCCAGCCTGTTCGTGAGCGGGGCGGAGGCGGCACTGCTCCCCGGCAGCATCGCGATCGAGAACGGCATCGACACCCACTATTACGATCCCGCCGCGCGCCATGTGCCGGTGGTGGGGCAGGGGCCGCTGATCGTCTTCACCGGGCAGATGGATTACCGGCCGAACATCGACGCCGTGACATGGTTCGCGCGCGACATATTGCCGCGCATCCCCGGCGCGCGCTTCGCGATCGTCGGCCGCGCGCCCGCGCCCGAGGTGCGCGCGCTGGCGGGCGAGCGGGTGATCGTCACCGGCGAGGTGGCGGACGTGCGCGGCTGGCTGGCGGCGGCGAGCGTGGTGGTCGCGCCGCTCAAGCTCGCGCGCGGCGTGCAGAACAAGGTGCTGGAGGCGATGGCGATGGCCCGCCCGGTTGTCGCCTCGCAAGCGGCGGCGGAGGGGATCGACCATGACGGCACGATCCGCGTCGCGCCGGATGCCGATGGCTTCGTCGCGGCGGTGGCGGCGCTGCTCGCCGATCCGGCGGCGGCGCGGGCGCTCGGCGCGGCGGCGCGGGCGCGGGTGACCGCGCGCTACGACTGGGCGGCGGCGCTCGCCCCGCTCGACGGCCTGCTCGGGCTGGCATGA
- the xrtA gene encoding exosortase A — MTLAIADPVAMPAAARDWRRSLIVLALVAALILAAFHDDLIHLVSIWWTSTTFGHCLFIPPVIAWLVWTRRRELAALEPAAWWPGLAIVAAGGFGWLLGDAGGVAFARQFGLVMMLQGAVVTLLGANVARGLLFPLCYAVFLVPFGEMLEPPLQRVTVAITLPLLHLCGVPAEVDGVLIHAGRYYFEVAEACSGAKFVIAMLAYGVLVANVCFTSWRRRAVFLAVSIVVPVIANGIRAFGTIYAAHLTSVERATGFDHIVYGWLFFGLVMALVMAIGWRWFDRAPDDPAFDPVTLARPVRHRLALLPAAALVLATAGLFAGWSAAIAARTATLPDRIALPDVPGWQRAPLSRRAPWQPYYPGADHYLFGRYMDADGTAVDMAVAVFASQREGKKLAAFGTGVLRENDVWVRVADEPGIAGGSAMRITAPGPVERIVASWYRAGGIVTGEDAIVKLATLKARMVGGDQAAVAIHLSAEGPRARAAIERFLAALGPIDGVADRVTATR, encoded by the coding sequence ATGACGCTCGCGATCGCCGATCCTGTCGCGATGCCGGCGGCGGCGCGGGATTGGCGGCGCTCGCTGATCGTGCTCGCGCTGGTCGCGGCGCTGATCCTCGCCGCTTTCCATGACGATCTGATCCATCTCGTCTCGATCTGGTGGACCAGCACCACCTTCGGTCACTGCCTGTTCATCCCGCCGGTGATCGCATGGCTGGTGTGGACCAGGCGGCGCGAGCTTGCCGCGCTGGAGCCGGCGGCGTGGTGGCCGGGCCTTGCGATCGTCGCGGCGGGCGGTTTCGGCTGGCTGCTCGGCGATGCGGGCGGCGTGGCGTTCGCGCGGCAGTTCGGGCTGGTGATGATGCTTCAGGGCGCGGTGGTGACCTTGCTCGGCGCGAATGTCGCGCGCGGGCTACTGTTCCCGCTCTGCTACGCCGTGTTCCTCGTGCCGTTCGGCGAGATGCTGGAGCCGCCGTTGCAGCGCGTGACGGTGGCGATCACCCTGCCGCTGCTCCACCTGTGCGGCGTGCCGGCCGAGGTGGATGGCGTGCTGATCCACGCCGGCCGCTATTATTTCGAGGTGGCGGAGGCGTGCTCGGGCGCGAAATTCGTCATCGCGATGCTGGCCTATGGCGTGCTGGTCGCCAATGTCTGCTTCACGTCTTGGCGGCGGCGCGCGGTTTTCCTCGCCGTCAGCATCGTCGTGCCGGTGATCGCCAACGGCATCCGCGCCTTCGGGACGATCTACGCCGCGCACCTCACATCGGTGGAGCGGGCCACCGGGTTCGACCATATCGTCTATGGCTGGCTGTTCTTCGGCCTCGTCATGGCGCTGGTGATGGCGATCGGCTGGCGTTGGTTCGATCGCGCGCCGGACGATCCGGCGTTCGATCCGGTGACGCTGGCGCGGCCGGTCCGGCACCGCCTCGCGCTTCTCCCGGCGGCGGCGCTGGTGCTGGCGACCGCCGGGCTGTTCGCCGGCTGGAGCGCGGCGATCGCCGCGCGCACCGCCACGCTGCCCGATCGGATCGCGCTGCCGGACGTGCCGGGCTGGCAACGTGCGCCGCTCAGCCGACGCGCGCCGTGGCAACCCTATTACCCCGGCGCCGATCATTATCTGTTCGGCCGCTACATGGATGCGGACGGGACGGCGGTGGACATGGCCGTCGCCGTCTTCGCCAGCCAGCGCGAGGGGAAGAAGCTGGCCGCCTTCGGCACCGGCGTATTGCGCGAGAACGACGTGTGGGTGCGCGTCGCCGACGAGCCGGGCATCGCGGGCGGCAGCGCGATGCGAATCACCGCGCCGGGGCCGGTGGAGCGGATCGTGGCGTCATGGTATCGCGCTGGCGGAATCGTCACCGGGGAAGATGCCATCGTGAAGCTCGCCACGCTCAAGGCCCGGATGGTGGGCGGCGATCAGGCGGCGGTGGCGATCCATCTTTCGGCGGAAGGGCCGCGCGCGCGCGCAGCGATCGAGCGCTTCCTCGCCGCGTTGGGGCCGATCGACGGCGTGGCGGACCGCGTGACGGCGACACGCTGA
- a CDS encoding XrtA/PEP-CTERM system amidotransferase — translation MCGIAGLYYPGTPKPVDPARVRVMADAMAHRGPDGSGVWTAPGVGLGHRRLSIIDVAGSPQPMASADGALTIVFNGEIYNYRELRRELAARGWAFRSDGDTEVLLAGWAAWGPAMLDRLVGMFAFAIHDARANALFLTRDRLGVKPLYYVELADGALAFASELKGLLAHPLLRRVPDVRAVEDYLAFGYVPDDACIVSGVRKLPAGHFMLVERGKSLPAPRRWWDISFADRAGGNVAALEEELLAHMREGVRSRMVADVPLGAFLSGGVDSSSVVALMAEASPQAVKTCTIGFDVADFDERAHAATVAARFATDHRERVVDASDFGLIDTLTHAFDEPFADASALATWQVCALAREQVTVALSGDGADEALAGYRRYRFHAAEERVRSLLPAGLRAGLFGTLGRFYPKADWAPRPLRARTTLLELAADGGEAYARAVGVTTPDLRRALFTDAARRALNGHRAEDRYVAAMRDAPARDGLDRAQYADMKIWLPGDILTKSDRTSMAVSLEVREPLLDHRLVEFAARLPAAMRLRHGEGKWLMKKAMERYLPRDILYRPKMGFVTPVGAWFRGPLADRAAALATSRVLADTGWFDLDRLARLAEAHRAGREEHGRTLWQFVMLERSLARVFG, via the coding sequence ATGTGCGGGATCGCCGGGCTCTACTATCCGGGCACGCCCAAGCCGGTCGATCCTGCGCGCGTCCGCGTCATGGCCGACGCGATGGCGCATCGCGGGCCGGACGGCTCTGGCGTGTGGACCGCGCCGGGCGTCGGCCTGGGGCATCGCCGGCTCTCGATCATCGACGTGGCAGGCTCGCCGCAACCGATGGCGAGCGCGGACGGCGCGCTGACCATCGTCTTCAACGGCGAGATCTATAATTACCGCGAACTGCGCCGGGAGCTTGCCGCGCGCGGCTGGGCGTTCCGCAGCGACGGCGATACCGAGGTGCTGCTCGCCGGCTGGGCGGCGTGGGGCCCGGCGATGCTCGACCGGCTGGTCGGCATGTTCGCCTTTGCGATTCACGACGCGCGGGCCAATGCGCTATTCCTCACCCGCGACCGGCTGGGGGTGAAGCCGCTTTATTATGTCGAGCTGGCCGATGGCGCGCTCGCCTTCGCCTCCGAGCTGAAGGGGCTGCTCGCCCATCCGCTGCTCCGGCGGGTGCCGGACGTGCGCGCGGTCGAGGATTATCTGGCGTTCGGCTATGTCCCCGATGATGCCTGCATCGTCTCCGGGGTGAGGAAGCTGCCGGCGGGCCATTTCATGCTGGTCGAGCGCGGCAAGTCGCTGCCCGCGCCGCGCCGCTGGTGGGACATCTCCTTCGCCGATCGCGCAGGCGGCAATGTCGCCGCGCTGGAGGAGGAATTGCTTGCGCACATGCGGGAGGGGGTCCGCTCGCGCATGGTGGCGGACGTGCCGCTGGGCGCGTTCCTGTCGGGCGGGGTGGACAGTTCCTCGGTGGTCGCGCTGATGGCGGAGGCGTCGCCGCAGGCGGTGAAGACCTGCACGATCGGCTTCGACGTCGCCGATTTCGACGAGCGCGCTCATGCCGCCACCGTCGCCGCGCGCTTCGCGACCGACCATCGCGAGCGGGTGGTGGACGCGAGCGACTTCGGCCTGATCGACACGCTGACCCATGCCTTCGACGAGCCGTTCGCGGACGCCTCCGCGCTCGCCACCTGGCAGGTTTGCGCGCTGGCGCGGGAGCAGGTGACGGTCGCGCTGTCGGGCGATGGAGCGGACGAGGCGCTGGCGGGCTATCGCCGCTATCGCTTCCACGCGGCGGAGGAGCGCGTGCGCAGCCTGCTTCCCGCCGGGCTGCGCGCCGGCCTGTTCGGGACGCTCGGGCGCTTCTACCCCAAGGCGGACTGGGCGCCCCGGCCTTTGCGCGCGCGGACCACCCTGCTCGAACTCGCGGCCGATGGCGGCGAGGCCTATGCCCGCGCGGTGGGGGTGACGACGCCCGATCTGCGCCGCGCCCTGTTCACCGACGCGGCGCGACGCGCGCTGAACGGGCATCGCGCAGAGGACCGCTATGTCGCGGCGATGCGCGACGCGCCGGCGCGCGACGGGCTGGATCGCGCGCAATATGCCGACATGAAGATCTGGCTCCCCGGCGATATCCTCACCAAGAGCGACCGCACCAGCATGGCGGTGAGCCTCGAGGTGCGCGAGCCGCTGCTCGATCACCGGCTGGTGGAATTCGCCGCGCGCCTGCCGGCGGCGATGCGGCTCAGGCATGGCGAGGGCAAGTGGCTGATGAAGAAGGCGATGGAGCGCTATCTGCCGCGCGACATCCTCTACCGGCCGAAGATGGGCTTCGTCACGCCGGTCGGCGCATGGTTCCGCGGCCCGCTGGCGGATCGCGCGGCGGCGCTGGCGACGTCGCGGGTGCTGGCCGACACCGGCTGGTTCGACCTCGATCGCCTCGCCCGGCTCGCCGAGGCGCACCGCGCCGGCCGTGAGGAACACGGCCGGACCCTGTGGCAGTTCGTGATGCTGGAACGGAGCCTGGCGCGGGTGTTCGGGTAG
- a CDS encoding deoxyhypusine synthase, whose translation MTDTLNKTAAAHAPINDTRKAELLSKQVKHIDIKSFDARPIVDAMADMSFTSRDLGRATKIYNQMLADKDCTVCLVIAGSTSAGGCMDLYAELIRNRMVDVVVATGATIVDMDFFEGLGHKHYQAQEIPDDDTLRSLYIDRIYDTYIDEEQLQDCDFTINKIANELEPRAYSSRAFIREMGRYLSEHGKKENSLVKLAYEHDVPIFCPAFVDSSAGFGLVKHQVDRAKEGKPYLMIDAVADFRELTEIKIQAGTTGLLMIGGGVPKNFIQDTVVCAEILGHEDVEVHKYAVQITVADVRDGACSSSTLQEAASWGKVNTGIEQMVFAEAGSVMPLLASDAYHRGLWKDRPERRWAKLFA comes from the coding sequence ATGACCGACACGCTCAACAAGACCGCCGCCGCCCACGCGCCGATCAACGACACGCGCAAGGCCGAACTGCTGTCGAAGCAGGTGAAGCATATCGACATCAAAAGCTTCGACGCGCGCCCGATCGTCGATGCAATGGCGGACATGAGCTTCACCAGCCGCGATCTCGGCCGCGCGACGAAGATCTACAACCAGATGCTGGCGGACAAGGATTGCACCGTCTGCCTGGTGATCGCCGGCTCCACCTCGGCGGGCGGCTGCATGGACCTCTATGCGGAGCTGATCCGCAACAGGATGGTCGACGTGGTGGTCGCCACCGGCGCGACGATCGTCGACATGGATTTCTTCGAGGGCCTCGGCCACAAACACTATCAGGCGCAGGAAATCCCCGACGACGACACGCTGCGTTCGCTCTACATCGACCGCATCTACGACACCTATATCGACGAGGAGCAGCTTCAGGACTGCGACTTCACGATCAACAAGATCGCCAACGAGTTGGAGCCGCGCGCCTATTCCAGCCGCGCTTTCATCCGCGAGATGGGCCGCTACCTTTCGGAGCACGGCAAGAAGGAGAACAGCCTCGTCAAGCTCGCCTATGAGCATGACGTGCCGATCTTCTGCCCGGCGTTCGTCGATTCGTCGGCGGGCTTCGGGCTGGTGAAGCATCAGGTCGATCGCGCGAAGGAGGGCAAACCCTATCTGATGATCGACGCGGTGGCCGATTTCCGCGAGCTGACCGAGATCAAGATTCAGGCCGGCACCACGGGCCTGCTGATGATCGGCGGCGGCGTGCCGAAGAACTTCATCCAGGACACGGTGGTCTGCGCCGAGATCCTCGGCCACGAGGATGTCGAGGTGCATAAATACGCCGTGCAGATCACCGTCGCCGACGTGCGCGACGGCGCCTGCTCATCCTCGACGCTTCAGGAGGCGGCGAGCTGGGGCAAGGTCAACACCGGCATCGAGCAGATGGTGTTCGCCGAGGCCGGCTCGGTCATGCCGCTGCTGGCGTCGGATGCCTATCATCGCGGCCTGTGGAAGGATCGGCCCGAGCGCCGCTGGGCGAAGCTGTTCGCCTGA
- a CDS encoding type III PLP-dependent enzyme yields MHQHHSALGLAAPSIVPANTVGGAIDIAKQKPVQPVTLVRPHAAARAARFFSEKFPGRSMYAVKANPSPELIATLFENGITHFDVASIAEVRLVARTAPGATLCFMHPVKAEEAIAEAYFTHGVRVFSLDSLEELDKITRATKGADDLTLCVRLRVSSEHSKLSLAAKFGVAAHEAKALLMATRQAADALGICFHVGSQAMTPEAYAEAMERVRHAIVDAAVTVDVIDVGGGFPSSYPGMEPPPLERYFETIHRAFESLPVSYSAELWAEPGRALCAEYSSLVVRVEKRRGNELYINDGAYGALFDAAHIGWRFPVALLREPESTVRDHPFSFYGPTCDDLDHMVGPFLLPADVQAGDYIEIGMLGAYGAAMRTAFNGFGSDETIVATDEPMVSLYTVVEPEVANNVVTL; encoded by the coding sequence TTGCACCAGCATCATAGCGCGCTGGGGCTAGCTGCCCCCTCGATCGTTCCCGCCAACACTGTCGGCGGAGCCATTGACATTGCGAAGCAGAAGCCGGTCCAGCCGGTGACGCTTGTTCGTCCGCACGCAGCCGCGCGGGCCGCCCGCTTCTTTTCGGAGAAGTTTCCGGGCCGCTCGATGTATGCGGTGAAGGCGAACCCCAGCCCCGAGCTGATCGCGACGCTGTTCGAGAATGGCATCACCCATTTCGACGTCGCCTCGATCGCCGAGGTGCGGCTGGTCGCGCGGACCGCGCCCGGCGCCACCCTGTGCTTCATGCATCCGGTGAAGGCCGAGGAGGCGATCGCCGAGGCCTATTTCACGCACGGCGTGCGCGTGTTCAGCCTCGACAGCCTCGAGGAGCTGGACAAGATCACTCGCGCGACGAAGGGCGCGGACGATCTGACGCTCTGCGTGCGGCTGCGCGTGTCGTCGGAGCATTCCAAGCTCAGCCTCGCCGCCAAGTTCGGCGTCGCCGCGCATGAGGCGAAGGCGTTGCTGATGGCGACCCGCCAGGCGGCGGACGCGCTCGGCATCTGCTTCCATGTCGGCAGCCAGGCGATGACGCCGGAAGCCTATGCCGAGGCGATGGAGCGCGTGCGCCACGCGATCGTCGATGCGGCGGTGACGGTGGACGTGATCGATGTCGGCGGGGGCTTCCCCTCCTCCTATCCGGGGATGGAGCCGCCGCCGCTGGAGCGCTATTTCGAGACGATCCATCGCGCGTTCGAAAGCCTGCCGGTCAGCTATTCGGCCGAGCTGTGGGCGGAGCCGGGCCGTGCGCTCTGCGCCGAATACAGCTCGCTGGTGGTGCGCGTCGAGAAGCGTCGCGGGAACGAACTGTATATCAACGACGGCGCTTATGGCGCGTTGTTCGACGCGGCGCATATCGGCTGGCGCTTCCCGGTCGCGTTGCTGCGCGAGCCGGAATCGACCGTGCGCGATCACCCCTTCTCCTTCTACGGCCCGACCTGCGACGACCTTGATCACATGGTCGGGCCGTTCCTGTTGCCGGCGGACGTGCAGGCGGGGGATTATATCGAGATCGGCATGCTCGGCGCCTATGGCGCGGCGATGCGCACCGCCTTCAACGGCTTCGGCTCGGACGAGACGATCGTCGCGACCGATGAGCCGATGGTCTCGCTCTACACCGTCGTGGAGCCAGAGGTCGCGAACAACGTCGTAACGCTGTAA